The Salminus brasiliensis chromosome 4, fSalBra1.hap2, whole genome shotgun sequence nucleotide sequence TGGCCCAGAGGGCCGGACTGCGCTCCTATGCAAAGTGACAACCAATTATAAACGGCGGGTCCGGGGCTCGACGCCGTGCCTTTCAGCGCCCAGTTTAGCGTAATGACTTTTCAATGAATCTGCTGATTGAAATGTAACTGGCTTGGCCGCGGGCACTGCGCATATAACAGCCTCAAAGACAATCAGCGGCTATAAGACAAAGAGTGTGTGCTCCTCCCCTCCCCGCCGCTCCCACTGAGTCTATATGGAGCCCGTAACCTACGATGCAAGCCTATATGAGGGCGGAAAGATATGCATATAGTGATGAAAAAATTATTAAACCAAGAAGCGCTTCCAGCTAACATAAATTAGCATATTCAGGGTAAATATGCAGACCATTTACGATAATAAGGGGCGGATTATTCAATTCAATGAATGTTAAATAGATGGGGAAATTGTGTGTGCGTTATCAGCAACGGCTTCCATTTATTTTCATCTTTTCCCAATTGGTCTCTTCATATCACGCGTTTtcactttctccctctttctttcgctcTCGTCTCATTTCCACTCTACCTGGTGGCCGAGGTTTAGGTCCGTGTATGCGCATGCGCAGAGCTGCCTGTGGGGTTGGAGAGAAGCGCGCGCGCGGCGCCCTGCGGGAAAAGCGCTTTTCATTATTCACCCGCGGAGATAGCGGAGCAGATTAGCTCGCGCTCCGTCTGCGTAAAATAAGGCAAAATAAGCGAAGGAATCGAGATCAAAAGAAGATGGCCTTTTTGCGCGTGCATTTCTACAGCCTCCTTCTTCTACCAGAagtttttttcatttctctctttttatcaaGTTTCAACTTTTAACACAGTACCGCGTTTACTTTTGTTGTGGGTGTTTTCAAGGGACACTCTCTCATTGTAACGTCCTCACATCCAAAACATCTCTAACCTTGACTTGGGCCTGTCCTTAATTTACCACAACAAATTTACCCAACCATTGAACCACAAATGCTCTTAGCCTGGATTCATGTGCAGCTTGTGGAGGGCTGCACTGAACGCGTGATGCATGTAAAATCAAATCAGGGTCAAAcctgttatttatatataggcTAAATACTGCCAGTGTTACTTTCACATGCGGAAAACCACGAATTCTGTTCAGCGTTAGGAGTGGATCAGTTGAAAAGGCTTAGAATATCTGAAATCTGTTCTTTCAATGAAAAGCAAACGACGTATTTTGCCGTCTGCTGTACATTTGCCGTAGATTTATTGACAGCAATGATGTAAAATGAGCTAGTGTTCATCACAACCGACAGCTCCTTCAAAACGAATTCCATTCATGCAGAAACGTGTCCTTTCCAGTGGACTGTGCTGCCCTCTTCTGGACACTGATCCCACAGCACATGGTGTCGAGCCCGCCTTGAGTCTGGAGCGTCGTGGGGTCTGTAATATGTGGTATTTACAAGACTGAGCCATGAATAAGGTCGAAATTAAACGTTGTGATTTTGGGCTTTCATTTAAACTATTCACCACACAAGAAGTGTTTTACACTGCTTATGTTTTACTAACTGTGCCATGTAAAGCAGCAGTCTGGGAGCTGGGCAGCTCCAAATAAAAGAACAGCCCCACTTCTCCATTATGATAAAATGTGCTTAGTTACTAAAATAAATTCAACAATAAAACCAATCTGTCTAATGCAGGAAACCAGACAGAACAGAACCTAATGGTTAGCATGTCTACTACAGGTTTGAAACCTCAGCCTTGTAAACAATGTTAGGAATGTACTGGCGAAATATACCGACCATAATCAGTTAAGAAAGGCTGCTGTTTCTCCAACACAAGGGgcaattattttaaaacaaaatgagTAAATGTGCTGGTAAAATAACACAGAAAGATCAGAACAGATTAAAAAATAGCATACTGAAACTATACCCATAAAATGAATTCCCAACTTGGTGTTAAATCCAAACGAAGAGTAAAACGTAGATGACGTTCTTTAATGTAAAGGAAGCATCAGCTTTTAAAAATACTCAAAAGTTTGCTTGCTGAATAAGTGTTACAAGCAATGTACGGGCACCCCTTCCTTCCCTACACAGTTTAGACCCACTGAATTCATTAGTGTGCTACTCTAATGCATGTCGTCCCTGTTCTGTAGAACTGGACTTGGACACTCCTGGACATCTTGTGCTTCAGTCTTATTTGGTCAGCGTCATTAAACGTagatttgtaaatgtgtgtaatcCCACCAGTGTATGGGGAATGGACACAATTCTGATTCACACAGTTTAAGGAGCAAGAGTTTCATTTTACCCACGGTCAATTCACACTTAGGCTAGGATAATGAAGTAGAAAAATGTACTCTCTGGGCTATAGAGTCATTTGAAAGTTCTTCTGGGTCCTAATATTTTTGACACACAGCTCATTATTAAAATAGCAGACCTccatcatatttcagttcagaaGTGGCAGTTAAGTTTGCCCTATGGTGAGTTTGCCCTATTCTTGTAACAGCAAACACAACATCCCCTTTTGGAGAAAGAGGAAAGGTTTAGGCCCAGATCGCCTAAGCCTAGACTAGAGACAATCAAGTGATGGTTCACCACTACCACTACAATCAGTCTAATTAAACTAGATTTAATCCACATCTGGTAAACTGGCAGGATTAGGTTTCTGCTCTCTAAAATAAAGgcgcttcttcttcttcttcttctttgagAGACAAAGAAACACTTGGTTTGATTCATTCATTGAAATTACACATCTTACACATCTATTTGGCCCAGAAGCAACCTGTCTGTTAGCTTACAGTACTAAACCCCAAGATTTATTATCTATATTACTTACAACCCTAATTATTATAGTTTTTATAACAGCCATTATCATGCATGAATATATGTGCTTGGCCAATATGCTGATGTGCTTGTTTATTTACAAGCTTGTTGCCACCAGAATGCATCATGTTATTTCATTTCCATAAAGCTAATTGGTGAGAATGCACAACATTAGCACACTGACTAAAGCAAACCACACTGTGTAacctagaaaaaagaaatgcaattAAAATCTGCGAAACTATAAACGCCAACCAACAGAGGGCAGCAAATACACTGAAGACAAGGTTGACCTTTAACCTGCATTCTGCATATGGTGTACATTGAACAACATAATTCCTAAGACTTatatgtaataattaataagatATTTTCTTAGTTACATTACATCAACTCTCAGAGCAGTATAACCCTCACATGATACTACACTGCTCACAGTACTGCAGCCTTTATTTTAACATGataagaaatcaacaacatttCAAATGCCAATTTTACTCCTTTAATCAGGGACCCATATGACTGCCAGGCAGTGCCAATATTGCACACACTTGTTTGTTAGACATCTTTAAGCCACTGACAGTTGGGAACTGAACAAGTCCAGCTGGGCCCTCAGCCGAAGTGTTGCCCTCACCACATGGGCCATCATCTAGCACTATCAACTTCTATAATTTTGCATTTCTTTCTCAAACTATATCaccagagtgagagaagaggaTGGGTCAGTAAGAAACATTCCTGGACATCATGTTTTTATCCTGCACTGGAGTCTTGCTGACCTGACCCAGAAAGTTAACCAGCTGTAATATATTCTTTTTGTGTTTCACTTCTGCTTCAAAGAGCTTTGGAGTAAGATTTCTACTGACACAAGAAGCTATTAAAATAAGAGGGTAGTATGTCTGAGATGGAGGATAAGAAAAAAAGAGCTGGTTTGAGATGACATGACCTTTAAATGCACATCCCTGAAGTAAAAACTCTACTTTCCCTTCACTGCGGCCCTGGAAATTCTCCAGGAAGAACATTAACTCAGGCTGCTCTGTGCACATTAGCGCTCTGCTCTGTGATTTTACAAGATCTGATCTCAGAAACAAAACCTGGAACACCAAGAGACAGAAACAGGTAGAAGAGACACATACACCCTAAAAtagtataataaaataattaaatagttTTGTTTcataaacaaccaaaaaaaacaagcaaaacaaaGACTCAAAAGAAAGTAAGTGTTTAGGTCAGCACACACTGACTGGATTGGTCACTGAAAATTATGTAGTTGATTAATTGTGGATGGAAAGTTACACTTAGGCTAAATCAACTACAGTAGACGCACAGCAATCTCCACAGCTGACTAAGTGATAGCAGGTTAACAGGCCAAACTTACTCCACTTGGTTCTAGACTTGTCCTCATGTGGAATAATCAGTTTATACATAATAAGCTTTTAAACGCAGCTTTATGAGGTAACATGGTAAGAGATTAAAGGATAATATTTGATCTTTAAACTGAGATATCCAAGTTCTGAGCCATGTTTTACTCACTCATGCTGTTCATTAGATGAGAAAAATAATTTAATGTGCAGAAATGTATGGTAGCCTTCTGTCTATAAAATAGAAACATAAGGCAGATATTGTAATGGGTTGTCAACTGCATTTCCTATGGCGTTACACCCTTGTCTCCTCCCAGTGCCGTTGGGTCTTTGTTACATTTAAACAGGAGATTAGTAGCTTAATCTAAGAGACAGGGAATGTAACTCTAGACTGAGCTGATGAAATGTAGACTACTTACAGGCAACCCAATGATAAATAATTCAAACAATATTAGTAAATATCatgaaaaaacatgaaattTCTATTTGAATGATGCCCTGATACTCTCCAAACACACCAGCCTTAACAAAAACAATGAGACTTTATGCATAGTATTGAAATTTAATCTAAAATTTAACCCAGACGGagtatttattgaatatttacagcattaaaaaaaaaaaaaaaaaaaaaaaaaaaaaaacactttaaaataaagttacACAATAAGAGAAAGCTTTTAGTTTATAAAATAACACCAAAATGGTAATTAAAACAATTATACAGCCTAACAAGTGTAAATGTTTTACTGTGTAGAAAGTGAATAAAATGCTTTTAATTCCTGGCCAATATCCTTCAATCTCACAAACGGAGCCCTCTAGCAAAGTCCTCCACACACAAAGTCTTTCTTGAAGGAGAGTGGGGCGTGAAGGATGCAAATACTCCATCAGCTTGCATGTATGCGCTAATGGAAGAATGCGAAGAGATGTATTTGAACATTACTTGCAACCGAGTGAACTCCAGTACTGACCAGTGGGCAAAAGCTGGGTTTGTACCAATATAGGTGATGTGGCCACGCATGTAACAAGTCACTGTATGGTCTATTAGATTGAACATTAAATATGACACAGGTAATGAGCTCGACTCTACTACAGCCTCATGTAGATTTAAAGTGACACGTTAATGGACAGCCCAGCTTTGTCCAGTTGTCACTTGTGTCTTGGTGCCCCGCAGCACAAAGCGCTCACATGACGCGCCAGTTTGACGACACTGAAAGATCTTAAAATAACTCTTCAGCGCTCATAGCCGGACTTCAGCACCACTGGGGTCGCGGACAGCTCCGCTTAGTGCGCCTCGCTTCAGAGCCGCGATGGCGCTTTGAACTTGGTTCTATTTGAACTTGCTTTATTACCATTACTATCACTAACAGACCGCTTTCCCTTCGCATGCATCCAGAAACCTGAACACGTGAGCAAGAAAAGACAAGCAATTCCGAAGCAGCGGGCATCTGTTCGCGTGCGCGCCCATGGAGCTGGAAACGGTTGCCAACGCCTCGTTCGTGGCCTTTGACGGAGGTGTCCAGCAGCTGAACGGAGAGGACACGGCGCTGATCTTACCCTTCATCCTCGGCGCCATCTGCGCGCTAGGAATCGGTGGGAACGTTTTGCTGCTCGCTGTGCTAACGCACAACGTGAAGGCGACGGGCGCCTCTGACACTGCGGCGCTGCTCACCAACCTTAGCGCCGcggacctgctgctgctggcgcTGTGCGCTCCGGCACGCGCGCTCACCTACCGCGCGCGCGCATGGACCCTAGGGCCCGTGGCCTGCCGGATGACCGAGTGGCTGCAGCACGGCTGCTTGGCGGGCAAGGCCTTCACGCTGGCGATGCTGGGCCGCGCGCGCCACGACCTACACAGCCGCGTGGCGAGCGATGCGCACCTAAAGCTGAAGCGGACTGTGCTGACCGCGGGCGCCGTGTGGACGACAGCGCTTGCCTTTCCGGTCGCTGACATCGTGTTCTCGAATCTGCACGTGAAGGGCAATGTGAGCCTGTGCGTGTCCGAGTTGGCCCCTCACTCCTCCGGTTTTGTGCGCGCGTACGGCAAAGTCCTCCCGCTTGCCGCGTACGCCGCTCCCATCATCCTTGCAGTGGTGTGCCACGTGCGCGCCATCTTCAAGAGCATCCCAAGGGCTCGAGAGGCCAGCGCCGCGCGCCGCGGAGAGGTCGCCCTCTCGCTGCTCAGCGTCACGGCGGCCAACGCGGTAGCGCTGCTCCCCGAGTGGGGTGCGTGGGCGTGGGCGCGGCACGGTGCGCGCGAGGGCTGCGGACCGCCCGCCGCCTTGCTCGTGTTCGCGCAGGTGTGCATGTACCTGGCTAGCGCGCTCACTCCCGCCATCCTGCTCAGCACGCTCGTGCCGCTTAGGGAGAGCCTGACGAGCGCGTGCGTCCGCATGGCGGGTCGGCGCGCTTCCGTGAACAACGCCAAGGCGCACAACGAGAGCGGCACGAGCGAAGTGCTCGCAGACGCTTTAGGCAGGCCTCTGCCGGACCTGGAACACTTCTGGAGCGGACGGCAAAACCCGACAGTGCCGGACAACACCGACCCGTTTCCATGGGAACGACTTGACCAGGGCAACACTGAACTCTGAGcgaaaacaattaaataaatataaagtatttttaaataaagtaaaatgtaaataaataaataaataaataaataaataaataaagtagaaACACTAAGTACATAGATTTACTGGGCACCGTTCGATGCCCACCTACCCAAAACCTTAATTACAGACAATTTTTTGCATgactggtcagtttctgaccacaggagaGCTGATAATATTACGGGTTGGTGGGCAAGTCTCATCTCATTGTAAGTACGGCTGACATCTGACCCTGCTGAAAAGAACGTGATGCTTTTGCTTCCTTACTGACTTAGTGGTTACCTTTAAAGACAACTACGGCAGGACAGCCTTAGATCCCATTAGAGAAGTATCAAATGTGTAGACAATCACAGGTCATCTGTAAAAGCATTAGGGCCCTTTTTTACTGTAATATCAATACTTCAGGAATACCAATACAAATCCACGAAGAACCACCAGAAATTTaaactgaaaaagaaaactCAAAGTTTCAGGCAAAGGTGTTGTGTCAAATTATAGTTAGATTGGTGGCGCATGGTTCACCACCCCAAAATATCTAGCCAAGAGTGGTCATGCAGTGGGACGCTGACCAGCATTACATGCCAACAGCCTTTAAGATAAGGATTTCTAATAAGGCCAATGAGCATCTAGGGGTAGGACAGAGTGGAAATTATGGAAGACCTTCGTCAACTGAAAGCAAAGTGCTTCTGATGCAGGAGAACACAGCTGATTTTCAGATACTGAGATGTTTAAAGCAGAACATTTATGAGcagattaattaatttttttcttaGGTTCCCTGTAGCCATTGTTGCCACAGCAACATCAATCAATGATAACAGCAATGCTCTTAAGTCTGGCAGTGTTGACCTACTGAAAATGAGAAGGCCTTGATTCCGATGCTTCATCAATGCTCAACAGAAAACATGCAAAATCTCATTTTATCTCATTAGCTGATTTGCTAATGattatattgtttaaatgaaaataGTATTTTCATAGTATTTTCCAATCTGTCACAGTTACTGAAAAGCATGCATGATCACGTCCTgactaaatgttcacttacgGCAACAGTACTGTTGCCATTTTACTTGTGTTTAATCCTATTTCTGTGTGATGATGAATCTGCTAGACTTCAGCTGTGTGTTTAATATTTACAATGTCTGAGACTGTGATTTGTAGTCAATAAAAGAGATATTCTTACATATTCTGTTTGTTCTTATTCTGTATATGAACTACAGCTGCGTggggctttttttcttttctaaatgGTCTTTAAATAAGGCTGACTGGCTTATTTACGTATGTGGTTGAGTTGTTTGGAGGCAGAACGGATGGCTGTGAGAATGAAAGTCTCTCCCCTGAGGGACACTATACACTACCATTCAGTCCCATCCAGTGTCCGGTGACTGTTAAAAGATCTTGTTGTTGAAGCTTGGATGATAACCTTTGGCAGCATTTTGAAAGGCTTTCTTTTTATGGGTGGCTTTTAGTAGAACGCTTTCTGATGGGCAGTTTAAAATAAACTCTGACCTTTTTTTCCGTATGGATAAAGAAAATGAGCAACACCCTCCAAAGCCAAACTGGAACAGTCGAGACAATGATCAAAGTGGTAAGACATTTGCTTAAATACagaagcatttacatttattttctacATGGCAAACAGAGGCCCTGTGTGCCCACTGCATTGCCTGATtctgatatggacaaaagtaatgggacacccatccattcattgtttcttctgaaataatgGATATTTAATTAAGAGGGTTCATCCTGCTGTCGTTGGATATTGTGgtaagagtgttagtaaggtcaggatattCAATGATCTTCACAACTGATtcttaactcatcccaaaaatattggatggcaCACTATCATTCCAGCTTTTCTTGCGGATTTGGAGcaaactcaaaaggggaacccatcctcctctggtcgacatgaaccataggttcatgttcatcagctccagagtctcctattctattggcagtactataagagctgtgtgtgtgtgtgtaaacatatgagtcagcaatgggtgcaacttaaagtagctaaatgcattcattagaaggagtgtccacaaacattcggacatatagTTAAGTCTAGCGTTTGAGATGAAGTGTTTACATTTTTGTCCATGCAGTATAACTTAAGGGTGGTTACAAGCCACAGCTtcaagtgtacacacacacaccaacctgtGACTGCTCCAGGTTCCATTAAGTGCATTAGGGAATTAAGATCTAATATTCAGTTAAAACATCTCACAGATTCATCATATGGGACTACATGCTTTCTAACCAACTACCTCTAATATAATGAGTGAATACAAGAGCCATCATAGTTTATTTGcactaaacacaaataaactgTTAGACACTGGCCTCTCGTTCCGTTGTGCACTTAATCAGAAACTTGTCCATGCGTGATTGCTGTTGCTAtattataaatacacacacatctgcacacTGCCTGATATGTAGTCAAACAAAtctccccacctctctctcacacacacacacacacacacacacacatttcctgaACAGCTAGTTGTAGCCTGAGGAATACCCATTTACTTTCATATGGCCTGAGAGAGAGTACAATGGAGTTGACGTCAGTTAATGTCCTCTCTGCACTTCTCTCTGCACTCTTCATGTTCCTACTGTATAACAGAGATCAGGCAACACTGACCACTGAACCATGTCTGACTCTCTTTCAGATGATTGCACACAAGGTCTGACAtgattctacacacacacacacacacacacacacacacacacacacacacacacacacacacacaattcatcAGCTGCCCTTTCAGTGATAGAGCCTGAAAGGGTGTGAATCTTTTTCTCTtgtattttatatagttttagGTTCTTTAGGTTCATTCATGTCATTCATGTGTTAAACACACTTTGTCCATCACTGTGCCGTTAAGATCTACATATGTAAATGGCCTCGAACATCAATGGAGGCTCTGTGTCt carries:
- the LOC140554304 gene encoding G-protein coupled receptor 151; this encodes MELETVANASFVAFDGGVQQLNGEDTALILPFILGAICALGIGGNVLLLAVLTHNVKATGASDTAALLTNLSAADLLLLALCAPARALTYRARAWTLGPVACRMTEWLQHGCLAGKAFTLAMLGRARHDLHSRVASDAHLKLKRTVLTAGAVWTTALAFPVADIVFSNLHVKGNVSLCVSELAPHSSGFVRAYGKVLPLAAYAAPIILAVVCHVRAIFKSIPRAREASAARRGEVALSLLSVTAANAVALLPEWGAWAWARHGAREGCGPPAALLVFAQVCMYLASALTPAILLSTLVPLRESLTSACVRMAGRRASVNNAKAHNESGTSEVLADALGRPLPDLEHFWSGRQNPTVPDNTDPFPWERLDQGNTEL